A region of the Gammaproteobacteria bacterium genome:
CGTCTGTAATCGAACGCAGGGCGTTCGATATGATCTCCAGACTGATGGGGTCGAGTCGGATCAATTGAGATCCTCCGTAAGGGTAATAAGGAGTGTCCCGGATTCATCGACTGTACCGACATCGCCTGGATACAGCAGAGTAGTCGCATCCAGTTGGGCAATCACGGCTGGGCCTGTCAGGATGTGACCGGCTCTAAGCTCGCTGCGCTCAAACACGGGGCAGTTCACGGGTTTATCGGAATGAAACACGACCTGACGTTCTCCAGCCATAACCGGTGCGGTATCTGATGGGTCCAGTTTGCGGTAATCTGCAAGCGGGGAGAGCCGACCGCGGGCAGTCAGCCGGATATTGATGATCTCGATTGGATCGTCCGGGTTGAAATAGCCATAGCTTCCTTCATGTGTCCTGAAGAACCGTTGCTGAAGATCGTCGACCACCAGCTCAGGCACCTGATTACCCGTTGTCTCAAGGGGTACCGCAAGTTCGAAATTCTGTCCCACATAGCGCATATCGAGCCGGAGTTGGATGGACCGGGTGTGATCCAGAATGCTTTCCTGTTCGAACCATTTTCGAGCCTGTAGGCTGAGCGAGTCGAGGATTTGCCTGATATGTTCGACGTTTCCCGCATTGACCTCGATTCGGCCGCTGTCAACAAAGTCCTCCAGCAGATCAGACACCACCAGGCCGTGCGCACAGATGATGCCCGGGGCCGGTGGAACCAGAATCTCTTGAATGCCCAGGTTGCGCGCAACATCCCTGGCGTGTAGTGGACCGGCCCCGCCAAACGGCATCAGACAGTATTCCCGGGGATCATGGCCGCGTTCTACCGATATGGTACGGATCGCTCGCACCATGTTGGCAACAACGATGTCGATCACGCCTTGAGCGGCGCGCAGACGGCTCACGTCAAGCGACTGTGCCAAGGTATCGAATGCCGAGTCCGCTGCTGCCTTGTCGAGTTTCATCGTCCCGCCCAGAAGACCATCTTCGCCGAGTCGACCCAGAAGCAGGTTGGCGTCAGTGACGGTCGACTGTGTGCCGCCGAGTCCGTAACAAGCCGGACCGGGATCTGCTCCCATGCTTTTCGGGCCAACCTTGAGCAGACCGTCACGGTCGATCCAGGCAACCGACCCACCGCCAGCACCCACGGTTTCGACATCAACCATCGGCATGCGAATGGGAAAGCCGCCAACTTCCCGGGAAAACACCGTGGGTACGCGCGCCTGGCGGATCAGCGCAACATCGGCACTGGTTCCACCCATATCCAGCGTAATAGCGTCCGATCGCTGTGCCGCAGTGGCGACATGTGCGGCGCCAACCACGCCTGCGGCCGGACCAGACAAAGCAGTGCGAACGGGAAGCCGCTGAGCCCGACCCACAGACATCAGGCCGCCACTGGACTGGTTGAGGCCAAAGCTGGCATTGGGAGCGGCGCTTTTGAGACCGCTGTCGAGATCAGTCATGTATTGCGCCATAACCGGCTGTAGGTAAGCGTTGAGAACGGTTGTTGAGAAACGTTCGAATTCGCGAAATTCAGGCTGAACTTCAGATGACGCACTGACCTCGATGTCTGGCAAAGACTGACGCAGTGCATCGGTAATTGCCCGTTCGTGTTCGGGGTTCTGAAACGCAAACAGAAAACACACGGCACAGGACTGAGGGTCGGCAGCGCGGACACAGTCGACTGCGCGCTCGATTTCATGCTGACTAAGCGGAGTCAGGACTTCTCCGCCAGCGGTGATTCTTTCGGATACTTCGATCCGTCGCGACCTTGGGACCAGGGCTGCAGGGTAATCCTGATAAAGGTCGAACATGTGCGGCCGGGTCTGGCGCCCGATATCGAGCAGGTCGGCAAAACCAGCGGTCGTCAGCAGCATGACATCACCGCCGCGCCGCTGCAGCAGGGCGTTGGTTGCCACGGTAGTACCATGCGAGAACTGGCGGAGTTCGGAGAGATCCAGGCTGTGTTCCCGGGCCAGTGTCTCAAGGCCATTGAGCACTGCATGGGCCGGATTCCCCGGTGTCGATGGAAACTTGCCCACATGAACTGCCCCGCTAGACTCGTCAACGGCAAAGAAATCTGTGAAAGTCCCACCTACATCTACACCTACAGTCCACACCATGCTTTGTCGCTCCGGAAAACCCTAACTCTCGCCGGAAGTATAATTGCAGTTATCTGCCACGTGCGTCTTAATACGAATGACCGACACGGATTCATCCAATATTCCTGAAGTCCGGGAACGCACGGCTTCTTCACTGCCCGTTGGCGGCCCTACAGAAGAAATCTGCACTTCGGAGTTGTTCGGTTTTAACAGCGCACTTCGTGTGCCTGCATTTGCCGTGTGTTCCGAACAGGTACCGGAGATCGATTCAACTTATTGTTTCACAGGGAACCACGATCTCTATACTGTCCGGTTTTATGCATAACTGGAGGGTAATATGATCAGCATCAACAAAACACATAGAGAGTTCTATTCACTTGATCTCGAAAATGGCTGGGAAGTACCGCAGGGTTACCCAGTCGGGATCGAGCAGAAAATACTTTCGGGTAGCTTGGATGAAGTCAATCGAACTGGCAGCCGGACTCGCCTACTGCGCTTCAAACCGGGTATCTATACCACCGCACCTTTCAATCACGAGTATTGGGAGGAGGTGTACCTAGTGTCGGGCGATCTGATTGTGGGTAATGACGAGGACGGTCAGGGCGGTGAGACTTTTGCAGCTAACACCTATGCCTGCAGACCGCCGGGTACTGATCATGGTCCGTTTAAATCCTGCAACGGTTGTTTGTTACTTGAGATTCACTACTTCGACTGACTGCGTTAGAAACTGCTGCGCACTTGCGGCCATTGCGTTTTCGGTCCCAAATCGAGTTTGTGCGTAGTGTGAAGAATGGGCAGCGTTCTTAGATCACGCAATGCCGGTATTGTGCAAGAAGGATAGAAACTCTTTCGCGACTGTTTGTGGTCGTTCGATCTGCATCATATGCGTCGTTGCAGTTATACATGAGTAGGGAAGACCCAACTCGACGTGCATTGCCCGATTGACAAAAGCGGGTGGCCAGGCACCTTCGATTTCCGGGTCAGCACCCAGAAACCTGACCGGACCCGTCAGTTCTGTCAGCTGGGCCCAGATATTCAGCTTAGCATTGTCGTCGTAGATTTGGGATTCGTAGGTGCTGGGACAGGTCAGTTCCCAACCAGTTGTATTCTGCGTTAGTGTTGCCGCGGCCATAAGTTGGTGGCTGCCGTTCTGCCAGCGATTCAGGCGTTTTGTTTCAATCAGAGTTTGTGTTAGTTCATTAGGACTGGAAAATCTGTGTGGTCGACTGACTGCCCAGTCCCTCAGCTTCAGTTCGAATGAATGGGCCAGTTGATACAACGCGTGTCCTGGTTCTGGTATCACAGGTGGATCAACTACTAGCAGCGCGTCCCAGCGCTGACCATGTTCAAGGTTCTGTAACAGGCCGGTAATCGCTGAAATCGAATGAAAAACCGCTACCGTCGGTTTAGCACCAAAGATCTGGGGAATATGGGTGTAAATAGTTTCGAAATCGAGTACAAAACGATTGATGTGGTGTGCCGCGAAGTTGTGGCGGGGATTTTGACCGTGGTTGCGAACATCAAAAACGACCACCTCAAAGCTGTCCAGAAACAGTTGCCAGAATGGATAGTACGCATCGACAGCGAATCCGTTTCCATGGCTGAGAAGCAGCCGCTGTTTCCCTTTGCTGTGACGGCGGAGACGGATGATGGCACCGTCATCCATGCTGATATCCACCGTTTGTGCAGGTGTCAAAATGTTGAAGGTCATCGTCTGCTATCTCAGGTCATGTTGGCCACGATCTTGCCTTTGGTCTGTCGGGCTAGCAAGCGGACCAGCAATCCATACGACCACTCGGTGATGAAACGATGGGCACGAGTCCGTTTTTTATGGGCAGCATAATTTGTTTTGTTCTGAGAAATATGTGTTGAATTACTCACTCTCTCCCTTGTACGAGGTTAGAACCATATTCTCCGGTACTTAATTTAGGTCATACAGCGCGGCATAAGTATTGATGATCTGGTCAAAAGTTGGATAGGAGGGGTGTCTCTCATTGTTTCATCCCCGACATAGATTACTTGGCCGTCTTTGAGATTGTCGCGATATTTTTTCCATGTTTGATCATGGCTGATTCCTAGATGTGGTGGCGTTGCCTTGGAGATCTATCGCTGCTTTGGCCCAGATTTGTCGAAAGTCTGATTAGAACCTGAATAAATTGTGAGTGGTGCTGTCCGTTGTTTGTCTCTAGATTGTCACGAAACCATAGCATTTTTCGCAGGTTGGGCCATTGGTTGGTCTGTAATGTACTGAAGGGTTTTTATTTTAGTTGAGTGGACTATTGTGTCGCTAACTTCGACGGCGCCTGCGTTGTGGTTGGCCATCGAACCCGAATTAGGCCATCCATGATAATTGTGAATCACCTTATAATTTGTTAATTGCTTACTGCTAACTGAATGCCGCGATGACTGGTCAACCCATCAAGAACGCCACAGAACACCTTCAGAGTCTGGTGGATGGCCGTGCCGTCTACCTTGATGGCCAAATGGTAGCCGATGTAACCCGCCACATCGCTTTTTGCCAGTCGGTGCGCACCGCAGCCGGTCTTTACGATTTCCAGGCGGATCCAAAAAATTCTGATCTGATGACTTTCGAATCGCCCACAAGCGGTCGTCGAGTGAACCGGGCCTGGCAGATGCCGACAACCTATGAAGAACTGGTCGCCCGGCGTCGGGCATTGGTGAGCTGGGCGGAACAGCATGCGGGTTTCATCGGACGCTCACCGGATCATCTGGCTTCGGCTATAACCGGCCAGTTGATGGGTCTGGACCTGTTCGAGGAATACGATCATCACAGGGCAAAAGCGTACTGGGATTACTATGTCTACGCCCGCGATAATGATCTGTATCTCACCTACGTGATCATCAATCCTCAGGTCGATCAGTCCAAATCGGCGATCGAACTCGAGAACAATAATCCAATGATGAAGATCGTGGACGAAGACAGTGAAGGGGTTACGGTTCGCGGGGCAAAAATGCTGGGTACCAGTGCCGTCATGGCGAACGAGGTGTTTGTCGCTCATCTGCAGCCGTTGCGTCCTGAAGACGTGGATTACGCCATATCGTTTGCAGTACCAATGAATATCCCGGGCTTGAAAGTTTTGTCACGCAAATCATATGAACAACATGCTGTATCGGAATTCGATAACCCGCTCGCTTTTCGCTACGACGAGAACGATGCCTTGATGTACTTTGACGATGTGAAGGTGCCGTGGGAGCGGATCTTCGTATATCGCGATCCCGAGATGTGCCGGCGGCAGTTCCATGACACCCCGGGACATATCTACCAGAACTATCAGGCCCAGATCCGACTCAGCGTCAAACTCAAGTTTCTAGTTGGACTGGCCCGTGATATCTGCGAGACCATCGGCACAGTCAAGATCCCTTCTGTAGCAGACTCGTTAGGTAGGATGGCAGCGCAGGCGGCAGCTGTGGAGAACATGATGCTTGGGATGGAGGTGAAGGGCCGACCGTGGGGTGAGTACTTCGTGCCCGACCGCCATGCCGTTTATGCTGCACTAACGTTGACACAGGAGCTTTATCCGCAGATGATCAACACGCTGCGCGAGTTGGCTGGAGGCGCCCTGATTATGTTGCCTTCTTCGTCGGCCGACTACGAAAACCCTGAGCTTGCGTCCATTTTTCAAAGTGTGCAGGTCTCGGCCGATGGACGCAGCGATAGAGACCGCGTCAAACTCCTAAAGCTGGCGTGGGATGCCGTCGGTTCAGAATTTGCCGGTCGCCACACGCAATATGAAATGTTCTATGCCGGTGCCCAGTTTGTGACTCGGGCGCACAGTATGCGCACCTATGACTGGGAAGGTGCAGCGTCTCTGGTATCAAACATTACCGGTCGTTACGACCTTGAAACCGGAGGTTCGAGTTGAGGTTTCTACGTGATACCTAGTCGAAATCAAGAACCATGGTGCAATAAACGCATCGAGTACCAATCCGAGTCGATTTCTGCTTCGGAGGTGCATGTGCCGGGAAGACCGTCGGATTCCGAGGGTGTTAAGGCACTGGCCGTGGCGGCGCACAAGAGATTTTTTTGACCTACCGGGGCTAGTTGCAGAGGGATCCCAACGCTCAGTCAGCGGATCCAAATACCGTGCGTTTTTCAATGGACTTCACGTCCGCTGGGCGTTCAAAGGGTTCCGGCGCGTTTTCACCGGGCATTCTGGGCCGCCCGACGGCTGAGAAAAAGTCCTTCAGCCCGCCAGGTGTGAGGACAAAGCAGAACCGCAGAGGGATATTGCCCTGGTTTATGAATTGATGCCGGCTACCGGGTGCCAAATACAAGATGGTACCGGTGTGCATTGGATGTACCTCGCCGTCGATCGTTGCGGTGCCATCACCTTCTAGTACGATGATCACTTCTTCGTGGTGGTCGTGGACGTGCTCTCGCACTGAGCATTCGGGGGCCACCTCCTGTATGCCGACATCGAATCCCGGGCCGTTGCTATTCACGGCTTGTGCTACTGCAAGTTCTACAAACCCGTTGGTCGGAACGGGTTGCCAGTAGCTTTCGCCTTCGTCGGGTTGTACGGCCCGACTTCTTTTTTCGGTCATCGTAGCAGAGGTCATAGTCAGGTGCGTCCCCAGCGCAGTACTCTGGAATCTTTGAATTCCGGTTTTCGCTTGGCGTGAAAGGATTCGACACCTTCCCTAAAATCATTGGAAGAACGGAGCCGGCCGTATGCGTTACCGTCGATGTCAATTCCAGCTTCTAGCGTCGTGTTTTGAGAAGCATTCAATACACGATTGATCGTGCGCTGGGACAACGGGGAGAATGTACGGAGTTCATCTACCAGTTTATCCAAGGTTGTTTCTAGCTGGCTGTCGTCGACACAATTGAGAACCATACCCCAGTCTTTGGCTTCGCTACCACTGACGCGTCGGGAACGAAACGTCATGTCCTTGGTCCTCTGAATTCCAATCATGTGCAGCAGACGTATTGAGCCAGCAGATCCGGGTATCTGAGCGATCCGTTGTTCAGGCAGCGTGCCGGTGCAGCAATATTAGTCGCGAGGTCCGATACCTCTTCAGGAGTGGATTCCAGGAAGCCCTGGATGTTGCCATGCGACGAAAAGTGTTCTCCTTCGGCAGGGGAGTGCGGTGACACGAATGCGTTCATCGCAGCTTAGCGCTTCAAAAGTCTGCCGCAGCTGTTCGCTGCGGCATGATGACAACACTCAACGGTGGGCGCTGTAGGACGATGTCGGCGTGCTCGCCGGAGGTATCGAGTGCAATCCTGAAGCCATCTGGGTTTTCGGGCAGACTCGTGGAAAGCGCTTGTTCGCCTTTGGACATAATCTATAGTTCTCTGGGTCACTGTCTCGGGCTAAGCTGTCTATGATACTGCGCCTAGGGTTTATCGGGTGAGTACAGGCATCGACCCAAAACTGGCACAATATCGAATCACTGTAATGAAGTGGACCAGGCTATCTGTCCTGGACGTATCTTGAAGATTATCGGCTTAAGGAGAAGATCGTATGGCCAAGGGGTACTGGATTGCGCGGGTCGATGTTTCTGACATGGAAGCCTATCAGCAATATGTTCAGGCCAATGCGGCACCATTTGCTCAATTCAATGCCCGTTTTCTCGTGCGTGGCGGTGAACAGGAAGTGCCTGAGGGGACAGCACGTTCACGAAATGTAGTCATCGAATTCGACAGCTACCAGGCGGCGCTTGATTGCTATCACTCATCCGAATACCAATCCGCAAAAGCCCTGCGAGCCGATGCTGCGGAGTCGGATCTGGTGATTATCCAAGGTTACGCTGGCAACCAGCCGGGTGACTGAAGCCTGTATCTCAGGATCGATCGGGAGCGTGGTCGTCGCGGGCAGGTGTATGGACAAGTCGGTATTCCGCTGGTCTAAATAAATTTTCACTGACAGGTGACAGTGATGGAGTGTCGAAACGTAGTGGTTGTTGGAGCAGGCACCATGGGTCGGGGAATTGCTCACGTTGCCGCACTGGCCGGTTACCAGACCTGGCTGACCGACGTGGATGAAAGCACGCTGCAGAAAAGTCTTACCGAAGTCGAACACGATCTTGCAGCTGCCGTAGCGCGTGGCAAGATCTCCGAGGTACAGCGATCAGCAGCGCTATCGCGGCTTGAGCTGGCGACCGATCTGGATTCTGTTGTCCACACGTGTGATCTCGTCATTGAAGCTGTGCCGGAACGTATGGACCTCAAGCAGGAGGTCTTCAGCCGCATCAGTCATCAGGCGGCGGACCACAGCATTCTGGCGACCAATACATCGTCGCTCAGTGTTTCTGAGATTGCCAGCAGCAGTCGCTTGCCGGAACGGGTTGTCGGCATGCATTTCTTCAATCCGCCGCACAAGGTCAGGTTACTGGAGATCATCCGTGCAGATCAGACGTCAGAACAGGTGGTCGAAGCTGTCCGGGAAATTGGTCTGCGCATGAATCGTGAACTGGTGGTTGTGAACGATTCTCCCGGCTTTGCAAGCTCTCGCCTGGGGATAGCGCTGGGCATGGAGGCGATCCGGATGGTAGAGCAGGGTGTCGCAGCGCCCGAGGATATCGATGCGGCAATGGTTCACGGATACCGTCACCCGATCGGCCCATTACGACTGGGCGATCTCGTTGGACTCGATATCCGGCTGGCTGTGGGTGACTATCTTTGTCGTGAACTGGGCGAAGAACAGTTCAGGCCACCGGCGCTTCTGAGGAAGATGGTGGCAGAGGGAAAACTCGGCCGGAAAAGCGGCGAAGGGTTTTACATCTGGACTGATCAGGCTTGACGATGCGTATCGACGCAGACATTCAGAGAGGTTTTGCGTTAGAAGATTTTCTGTAGTGACAGGGCTGCTGCAAGGTTAGATACGGTCAGTTTTCCTTGGGTCATTAGCACCATCGCCGAGCCCGGCTTGTCGAGTATCTGTTCGAAAGCTGCCTCTGAGCAAGTGATCGTACAGTCGGGATTGTCATGCGGTCCGGTCAAAACTGAGCCCTCTCCAACGGTCAGATCAACATGCCACGATCCCAAGCCGTCAATATCAAACTGAAAGATCTGATCGACCTTGCCCGCAAGGTCCGGATGGGCAGAGAGTTTCTGTGGTAGGTAATCGGTAAAAAAAGAAGTCGTCTTTGACATTAGATCAAGCCCGCGGATTGTTTCAGCGAAAGTTGAGTGAGTACGCGAAATATAATTTAAAAGAAAAAGTTTTCATACTTGTTTTGTATCGTTGTCTTGCAGCGTTCTGGTGCAATTTTATAGCGTCAGGCGTGGGTCTAAATTGTCTGTTCAGTAGGTAACGGCTACGATGGTGCATGATGGTAAGATGTTACTCACTTAACCTGACAGGACTATATGATGGACGAAGATGCCAAGAAAACTGCATTGAGAATGATCCCCTATGGGCTGTATGTTCTGACCGCTGAAGACAAAGATCAGAATATTTCGACCGCCTCGGTCAACGGGGTCACCCAGGCATCGTTCAAACCCCCGCTCGACCAAACTTGAATTTCTGGCCACCGTCATGAGTTCGCTGACTCAGCGATTGCAGGCCTGTTATGCCAGTGCGGTTCATGATGTGCTGCGCCAGATGGGTCATGACAACTGTGTACTGCCTTCTAACCTGATTGCGCTTGATCCCACCCAGCAACTGGCTGGAGAGATCTACACCATTTCGGGGCACATCGATCGGACGCTCAGCCGGCACCAGAGTCTGTTGGCCTGGGCCCAGGTGCTGTCCCGTGTCCCAGGCGGCAAGGTGTTGGTCTGCCAGCCGAATACCAAGGAAATTGCGCTGATGGGGGAGCTGTCCGCCCGGGCCCTGATGGTCAAAAACACCCTCGGTTATGTCGTGGATGGCCGGTGCCGGGACACGGATTTCATCCTCGAAATGGGCTTTCCTGTTTTCTGTGATCTCAACACGCCAGCCGATATCGTGGAGCGCTGGACCTATGATCGCCTGGGTGAACCCATAACCATCGGATCTGTGACCATCGTCAGTGGTGATTATCTGATGGCTGACCGGGATGGGATTGTCGTCATACCGGCATCGGTTTGTGAGGAAGCGGTCAGTCAGACCGAACAGGTGATGTCGACGGAAAGTGAAATGCGCGATGCCATTCTGGGTGGGATGGATCCCGAACAAGCCTACCTGAAGTACCGCAAATTCTAGCGTTTCCAGTCGCTAACGAGTCCATTGCCCGATACCAGGGAATCGTCAAATTATGACACAGAACTTTGAATATTGTACAAAATTCTGTAACATATACAATGTACACAGTCTTCTGGAGACTACGCATGAGCAATACCCCAGAACCGTCTGAATCTGCCGTAGACACGCACAGCGCAGATCTCGAACGGGGGTTCCTGGCCAAGATCGAATCCGAAACCAAGATCGAGCCCAAGGACTGGATGCCGGATGCTTATCGCAAGACGCTGATCCGACAGATCGCGCAGCACGCACATTCCGAGGTTGTCGGAATGCAGCCTGAAGGCAACTGGATCACACGTGCACCCACGCTGCATCGCAAGATCGGGTTATTGGCCAAGGTGCAGGATGAGTGTGGTCACGGTTTGTACCTTTACAGTGCAACCGAGACGCTGGGAACTACCCGAGAAGAACTGGTAACGGCCCTGCATGAAGGCCGCATGAAATACTCGAGTATTTTCAACTACCCCACACTGACCTGGGCAGATATCGGGGCGATCGGTTGGTTGGTTGACGGTGCTGCCATCGTTAACCAGATCAGTCTGTGTCGGACTTCCTATGGGCCTTATGCTCGGGCAATGGTCAGGATCTGTAAGGAGGAGAGTTTTCACCAGCGCCAGGGGTACGGCATCATGGTCACCCTCGCCGAAGGCACTGCTGATCAGAGGGCGATGGCTCAGGATGCACTGAATCGCTGGTGGTGGCCTTCACTCATGATGTTCGGACCGCACGACAGCGATTCCGCGCATACCCGGTCCTCCACCGCCTGGAAGATCAAGCGTCAGAGCAATGATGAACTGCGCCAGCGCTTTGTCGATATCACGGTACCGCAAGCAGAACACCTCGGGCTGAACCTACCCGATCCTGACCTACGATGGAACGCCGACCGTGGTCACTATGATTTTGGCGAGATCGACTGGGATGAATTCTGGCGGGTGGTTAAAGGGGGCGGACCCTGTCATCTGCAGCGTATGGCAACGCGCAAAGCAGCCCATGAAAATGGCCGCTGGGTTCGTGAGGCTGCGGCTACTTATGCACAGAAACAGGGTGCCGATCAGCAAGCGGCGTAAACCTGCTAACCGTACACCGATACAGAGAGAGGATCACCATGACCAATGCACCGGACCAGTGGCCACTGTGGGAGGTCTTTGTCCGAACTAAGCGCGGCCTCAATCATCAGCACACCGGCAGTCTGTATGCCGCCGATGCCAAGATGGCCCTTGAAAATGCCCGTGATCTCTACACCCGACGGCAGGAGGGGATCAGCATCTGGGTTGTTCCGGCGACTGACATCACGGCGTCCTCACCCGAGGATGAAGGTTCGTTCTTCGAGCCGGCGGAAGACAAGGTTTATCGTCATCCAACGTTCTATCCTGTACCCGATGGTGTGGAAAACCTGTGACCAAAAAAATAGACACTGATTCATCCCGCTTCGAACTGCTCACACGTCTGGGTGACAACGTCCTGATCATGGGCCACCGGTTGTCTGAATGGTCAGGAGATGCGCCGACCCTAGAAGAGGACATGGCACTGTCGAATATCGCACTGGATCTGATCGGACAGGCCCGGCTGTGGTTGACCGCTGCCGTAATGGAAGAGGGCGCTGGGCGTACTGAGGATGACCTGGCCTATCAACGCGATGTTCGGGACTGGCATAACCTGCACCTGGTCGAACTGCCAAACGGCGACTTCGGCAGGACGATGTTACGCCAATACTTCTTTGACGCCTATCATCTTCTGTTGTTGGAAGGTCTGAGCAAAGGCTGCGATCGGGAAATTTCCGGGATCGCGGCTAAATCACTCAAAGAGGTGCGTTACCACCTGCGACACAGCAGTGGCTGGGTGGTGCGCCTGGGTGACGGCACGCAAGAGAGTCACAACCGGATGGTGAACGCCCTGGAAATCTGCACGCCGTGTGTGCCGGAACTCTTTGAGGTGGATGAAGTTTACCGCTCGCTGGAAGCCCGGGATCTCGTTCCGGCAATGAATGATCTCCAAGCGCAATGGGAGCGGCAGGTGCACGCCGTATTGTCTGAAGCCACGTTGAGTATGCCCGAGATCACCAATCCGATGAGCGGTGGGCGAGTTGGTCTGCACAGTGAGCACCTGGGCTATCTGCTTGCCGAGATGCAGTTCCTGCAGAGGGCATACCCGGGAGCCACATGGTGAGTACGGCGGGTGAAAACACCCGTTTGCGGGTGCTTGAGGCGCTGGATAGCGTCTACGACCCCGAGATTCAGACGGTCAGTATTCGCGATCTGGGGATCGTCCGGGCTGTTGACGTGTGTGACGAAGGGGGAAACATCCAGGTGCAGGTGATGATCACGCCAACCTATTCAGGCTGTCCGGCAATGCGAGTGATCGAACAGGACATCCATGAGGCTCTTGGGCGGGCTGGCATCGACCAGGTCGCTGTTGAGCAGGTGTTGTATCCGCCCTGGACAACCGACTGGATCACTGATCGAGGACGCAGGCATCTGCTTGCAAGCGGGATTGCGCCCCCGGCGTGTCGTGCCTGCGAGGCAGGTCCGATGGAGTCTGGTATCAGTTGTCCCCGATGCGGTTCCGACCAAACCCGTGTGCTCTCCGGTTTCGGCGCAACAGCGTGCAAGGCATTGTGGCGTTGTGACAGCTGCCTCGAGCCGTTTGACTACTTTAAACCGCATTAGCCACCGTGCGCTTCCACGCTCTCTCGGTGACTGAAGTACGGTCGGAAACAGACGACACGGTGTCTGTTGCGTTCGAAGTACCAGAACAGCTTCGTAACGAGTACCGGTTTGAGCAAGGACAACACCTGACGCTGCGCCGAACTTTAAGCGGTACCGAGATTCGTCGGTCTTATTCGA
Encoded here:
- the paaC gene encoding phenylacetate-CoA oxygenase subunit PaaC, with translation MGHRLSEWSGDAPTLEEDMALSNIALDLIGQARLWLTAAVMEEGAGRTEDDLAYQRDVRDWHNLHLVELPNGDFGRTMLRQYFFDAYHLLLLEGLSKGCDREISGIAAKSLKEVRYHLRHSSGWVVRLGDGTQESHNRMVNALEICTPCVPELFEVDEVYRSLEARDLVPAMNDLQAQWERQVHAVLSEATLSMPEITNPMSGGRVGLHSEHLGYLLAEMQFLQRAYPGATW
- the paaJ gene encoding phenylacetate-CoA oxygenase subunit PaaJ; this encodes MVSTAGENTRLRVLEALDSVYDPEIQTVSIRDLGIVRAVDVCDEGGNIQVQVMITPTYSGCPAMRVIEQDIHEALGRAGIDQVAVEQVLYPPWTTDWITDRGRRHLLASGIAPPACRACEAGPMESGISCPRCGSDQTRVLSGFGATACKALWRCDSCLEPFDYFKPH
- the paaA gene encoding 1,2-phenylacetyl-CoA epoxidase subunit A, producing the protein MSNTPEPSESAVDTHSADLERGFLAKIESETKIEPKDWMPDAYRKTLIRQIAQHAHSEVVGMQPEGNWITRAPTLHRKIGLLAKVQDECGHGLYLYSATETLGTTREELVTALHEGRMKYSSIFNYPTLTWADIGAIGWLVDGAAIVNQISLCRTSYGPYARAMVRICKEESFHQRQGYGIMVTLAEGTADQRAMAQDALNRWWWPSLMMFGPHDSDSAHTRSSTAWKIKRQSNDELRQRFVDITVPQAEHLGLNLPDPDLRWNADRGHYDFGEIDWDEFWRVVKGGGPCHLQRMATRKAAHENGRWVREAAATYAQKQGADQQAA
- the paaB gene encoding 1,2-phenylacetyl-CoA epoxidase subunit B, encoding MTNAPDQWPLWEVFVRTKRGLNHQHTGSLYAADAKMALENARDLYTRRQEGISIWVVPATDITASSPEDEGSFFEPAEDKVYRHPTFYPVPDGVENL
- a CDS encoding RraA family protein; this translates as MSSLTQRLQACYASAVHDVLRQMGHDNCVLPSNLIALDPTQQLAGEIYTISGHIDRTLSRHQSLLAWAQVLSRVPGGKVLVCQPNTKEIALMGELSARALMVKNTLGYVVDGRCRDTDFILEMGFPVFCDLNTPADIVERWTYDRLGEPITIGSVTIVSGDYLMADRDGIVVIPASVCEEAVSQTEQVMSTESEMRDAILGGMDPEQAYLKYRKF